The following coding sequences are from one Arcobacter nitrofigilis DSM 7299 window:
- a CDS encoding GNAT family N-acetyltransferase yields the protein MNRDYKDILYLKILGKMLINHIFKIAKENEQTLLRVDASITAKPFFEKFGFKVLKKNRVKRGNIELTNFTMLLSHC from the coding sequence TTGAATAGAGATTATAAAGATATATTATATTTAAAAATTTTAGGAAAAATGCTTATAAATCATATTTTTAAAATAGCAAAAGAGAATGAACAAACTCTTTTAAGAGTTGATGCAAGTATCACTGCAAAACCATTTTTTGAGAAGTTTGGTTTTAAAGTATTAAAGAAAAATAGGGTTAAAAGAGGCAATATAGAATTGACTAATTTTACTATGCTATTGTCCCATTGCTGA
- a CDS encoding AAA family ATPase: MKNKLYFMCGKMAAGKSTLSKKLAKEKDAILLSEDKILGQLYPSEIQTIEDYVTYSSRVKIMLKEHLIELLKKGNNVVLDFPANTISQREWFKEIIKESKIEHVMHYVKRSDDVCKSQLKKRNENISQDSPLIDEKTFDTITKYFQEPKEEEGFNIIYC; this comes from the coding sequence GTGAAAAATAAATTATATTTTATGTGTGGAAAGATGGCGGCTGGAAAATCCACTTTGTCAAAAAAACTTGCAAAAGAAAAAGATGCAATATTATTAAGTGAAGATAAAATATTAGGACAACTTTATCCAAGTGAAATACAAACAATAGAAGATTATGTAACTTACTCTTCTAGGGTAAAAATTATGCTAAAAGAGCATCTTATTGAACTCTTAAAAAAGGGGAATAATGTTGTGTTAGATTTCCCTGCAAATACAATTAGCCAAAGAGAGTGGTTTAAAGAGATAATAAAAGAATCTAAAATTGAGCATGTGATGCATTATGTAAAAAGAAGTGATGATGTATGTAAAAGCCAACTAAAAAAGAGAAATGAGAATATATCACAAGATTCTCCCCTGATAGATGAAAAAACTTTTGATACTATTACAAAGTATTTCCAAGAACCTAAAGAAGAGGAAGGTTTTAATATAATATATTGTTAG
- a CDS encoding SIMPL domain-containing protein, translated as MQQNSKTSFLILGIFIFLGLSTLGYFFKSAIVEYKQFDRTVKVKGLSEKEYKADIVIWPITYTEVSNNLEDIYNSIDKNNEKIDNFLLSNGIEKSEITFSAPEITDKVAQQYGNEKINYRYNARQTITVYSKNIDGVRAVKSSLSKLGKQGIVFSGDNYGSRTEYIFTKLNEVKPKMIEEATKKAREVAQKFAFDSKSKLGKIKSASQGQFSISQRDKNNPQIKKIRVVSTVEYYLTD; from the coding sequence ATGCAACAAAATAGTAAAACTAGTTTTTTGATTTTGGGAATATTTATATTCTTAGGATTGAGTACTTTAGGTTACTTTTTTAAAAGTGCAATTGTGGAGTATAAACAATTTGATAGAACTGTTAAGGTAAAAGGTCTTTCTGAAAAAGAGTATAAGGCTGATATTGTAATTTGGCCTATTACTTATACAGAAGTAAGTAACAATCTTGAAGATATATATAATTCCATTGATAAAAACAATGAAAAAATAGATAATTTTTTGCTTTCAAATGGCATAGAAAAAAGCGAGATAACTTTTTCTGCTCCTGAAATCACTGATAAAGTTGCTCAACAATATGGTAATGAAAAAATAAACTATAGATACAATGCTAGACAAACAATAACTGTATATTCAAAAAATATTGATGGAGTTCGAGCTGTAAAAAGTTCACTATCAAAACTTGGAAAGCAAGGTATAGTATTTTCCGGCGATAATTATGGAAGTCGAACAGAATATATTTTTACAAAACTAAATGAAGTAAAACCAAAAATGATAGAAGAAGCTACAAAAAAAGCAAGAGAAGTAGCCCAAAAATTTGCCTTTGATTCAAAAAGTAAATTAGGAAAAATAAAAAGTGCATCTCAAGGGCAATTTTCAATCTCTCAAAGGGATAAAAATAACCCTCAAATTAAAAAAATCAGAGTTGTCTCAACTGTTGAGTATTATTTAACAGATTGA